In Meiothermus cerbereus DSM 11376, a single window of DNA contains:
- a CDS encoding S-layer homology domain-containing protein, whose translation MKKKLVVYLAGLLTVLGLGFGQAQFSDVPAGHWAKEAVERIAACGLITGFPDGTFRGNQNLTRYQAALIFQRLLSEIQQGGECVKADGSGMSDEDMTAIRNAVQELAAELAALGVRVSALEDNAASKDDIARLEAAIEELKNMKAEPAGMDEAALADLADRVEAASVAADTALAQAQILAERLDGVEGDVAALKTQVEADADSIRALNELAVLLNQDVLSLQDRVTALEKQLGDVDFGSFADKEDVSAIQEFATALRSDLVRLADRVSALDARVGGLDSRLAAVEGTRPSLTGSISGRYGYNYTTGANYDVRRLYPNVWDDYNWDANDNGQTVDDADFNNGGDNRARIITTFTVSRTPGSTAGFNFQEARIQLRWTQDGAPRLEDALPSTGFTQNVASGIPQVMVASVRGNIDGQSFSVAYNRFNGFRFTNYFMSNADPNYTGGLGRGFKVDFNASKAPFSPTYTVVFGGTGDSNFVVGGNSGGVRDYFGIRSVVDLLGLKAGVSYAEYNVREFSGPNLGRTGFALDLNGKLFGLLGLEAEYVATKPVNVANWDFADSTKVDQASVIKLSTSLGPISIEANARAIDPQFAESGYNANNAGLSIDFQTSRDNKRPYDDNERGFGVKATVGLGFVTLTGQYDRDADFFETAASIRNSLGVDATVPLFAGFSLFGYFYNVTDSGGALATGSDRFDSSYGVKLSHDGKAANALIKGLDLFAEYRQSETAAAGDYDRNDIKAGAKLETKFGPFGITPLVFFNSAGGSATGTALKFGALVKTDTINLGFIEPSLEGSYVQRSSDISGTSRSESYWHAGLSLSNFFFRGGTLAVRYATYEGKGLASATAGVEDQLYSHTTGFLYSDNTGAVDFTLSGLLFTYRYAGIGLDYHTGKLTTGGTDNFSYGFRISYTYSW comes from the coding sequence ATGAAGAAGAAGCTAGTAGTTTACTTGGCTGGGTTGCTGACCGTACTCGGTCTAGGCTTCGGTCAGGCACAGTTCTCCGACGTACCCGCCGGACACTGGGCCAAAGAAGCCGTCGAGCGCATCGCAGCCTGCGGTCTTATCACGGGCTTCCCCGACGGGACGTTCCGTGGTAACCAGAACCTGACCCGCTACCAGGCCGCCCTGATCTTCCAGCGCTTGCTGAGCGAGATTCAGCAGGGTGGCGAGTGCGTGAAGGCTGACGGCAGCGGCATGAGCGATGAAGACATGACCGCCATCCGCAACGCAGTGCAGGAACTGGCCGCCGAGCTGGCCGCCCTGGGTGTGCGCGTCTCGGCCCTGGAAGACAACGCCGCTTCCAAGGATGACATCGCCCGCCTCGAGGCCGCCATCGAAGAACTCAAGAACATGAAGGCCGAGCCTGCCGGCATGGACGAAGCCGCCCTGGCCGACCTGGCCGACCGCGTGGAAGCCGCCAGCGTGGCCGCCGACACTGCCCTGGCCCAGGCCCAGATCCTGGCCGAGCGCCTGGACGGCGTGGAGGGCGATGTGGCCGCCCTCAAGACCCAGGTCGAGGCTGACGCCGACAGCATCCGCGCCCTCAACGAGCTGGCCGTGCTGCTGAACCAGGACGTGCTCAGTCTGCAAGACCGCGTGACCGCCCTCGAGAAGCAGCTGGGCGATGTGGACTTCGGCAGCTTTGCCGACAAGGAAGATGTCAGCGCCATCCAGGAGTTTGCCACTGCCCTGCGCAGCGACCTGGTGCGCCTGGCCGACCGGGTGAGCGCCCTGGATGCCCGTGTGGGCGGTCTGGATAGCCGCCTGGCTGCTGTGGAAGGCACCCGCCCCAGCCTGACGGGTAGCATCTCCGGCCGCTACGGTTACAACTACACCACCGGTGCCAACTACGATGTACGCCGCCTGTACCCCAACGTGTGGGACGATTACAACTGGGATGCTAACGACAACGGCCAAACCGTCGACGACGCTGACTTCAACAACGGCGGCGATAACCGGGCCCGTATCATCACCACATTCACTGTAAGCCGCACTCCAGGCAGCACTGCTGGCTTCAACTTCCAGGAAGCCCGCATCCAGCTGCGCTGGACCCAGGACGGTGCTCCGCGTCTTGAAGATGCCCTGCCGAGCACTGGCTTCACCCAGAACGTAGCCTCGGGTATCCCCCAGGTAATGGTGGCCTCGGTTCGGGGTAACATTGACGGCCAGTCCTTCAGCGTTGCCTACAACCGTTTTAACGGCTTCCGCTTCACCAACTACTTCATGTCCAACGCCGACCCCAACTATACCGGTGGTCTAGGCCGTGGCTTCAAGGTGGACTTCAACGCCAGCAAAGCCCCCTTCAGCCCCACCTACACCGTGGTGTTTGGGGGTACGGGTGATAGCAACTTTGTGGTAGGCGGCAACTCCGGCGGGGTGCGTGATTACTTCGGTATCCGCTCCGTCGTCGATCTGCTGGGCCTGAAAGCCGGGGTGAGCTACGCTGAGTACAACGTACGCGAATTCTCTGGCCCCAACCTGGGTCGTACCGGTTTTGCCCTAGACCTGAACGGCAAGCTGTTTGGGCTACTGGGCCTGGAAGCCGAGTATGTAGCCACCAAGCCGGTCAATGTGGCCAACTGGGACTTCGCCGATTCCACCAAGGTAGATCAGGCCTCGGTCATCAAGCTCTCGACCAGCCTGGGTCCGATCTCGATTGAAGCCAACGCCCGCGCTATTGACCCGCAGTTTGCTGAGAGTGGCTACAACGCCAACAACGCCGGTCTCTCGATTGACTTCCAGACCAGCCGCGACAACAAGCGCCCCTACGACGACAACGAGCGTGGCTTCGGTGTGAAGGCCACCGTGGGTCTGGGCTTCGTTACCTTGACCGGTCAGTACGACCGCGATGCCGATTTCTTTGAGACTGCTGCCAGCATTCGCAACAGCCTGGGTGTGGATGCTACGGTTCCGCTGTTTGCTGGATTCAGCCTGTTCGGTTACTTCTACAACGTAACTGACTCGGGTGGTGCGCTGGCGACCGGGAGTGACCGCTTCGATAGCAGCTACGGTGTGAAGCTGTCGCATGATGGCAAGGCTGCCAATGCCCTTATCAAGGGTTTGGACTTGTTCGCTGAGTACCGCCAGAGCGAGACCGCTGCGGCTGGTGACTACGACCGCAACGACATCAAGGCTGGCGCTAAGCTCGAGACCAAGTTTGGTCCCTTCGGCATCACCCCGCTCGTCTTCTTCAACAGCGCTGGCGGTAGCGCTACGGGTACTGCACTGAAGTTCGGTGCGTTGGTCAAGACTGACACGATTAACCTCGGCTTCATCGAACCGAGCCTTGAGGGCAGCTACGTACAGCGCAGCTCTGACATCAGCGGTACTTCCCGCTCTGAGTCCTACTGGCATGCTGGGCTCAGCCTTTCCAACTTCTTCTTCCGCGGCGGCACCCTGGCGGTCAGGTATGCTACCTATGAAGGTAAAGGTCTGGCCTCTGCCACTGCAGGTGTAGAAGACCAGCTCTACAGCCACACCACCGGCTTCCTCTACTCTGATAACACCGGTGCGGTAGACTTCACCCTCTCGGGCCTGCTCTTTACCTATCGCTACGCAGGCATCGGTCTGGATTACCACACTGGCAAACTCACCACCGGTGGCACCGACAACTTCAGCTACGGCTTCCGTATCTCCTACACCTACAGCTGGTAA